One genomic region from Balaenoptera acutorostrata chromosome 1, mBalAcu1.1, whole genome shotgun sequence encodes:
- the LOC103013956 gene encoding gamma-interferon-inducible protein 16-like isoform X2 produces the protein MGNEFKRIVLLKGFQHISDYQFSVIKCLLAKDLRLTSKMQDEYDRVKIANLMEAKFRGPACVDKLIELVKDIEEIKDLAKTLKNEKLKVIRRSRAKEATPVKKSKLNKPSPDQSTSTTNKALGPESIKDTPVKEKKTTKTNESKRMNLKEQSQLPGLLVTSTQSTESLPQTPQMLPPKPSSSSSTKKKNDIATKINDLKRKTVSQKQSQLPGTSATSTCPTGSSCPVKSIPPPTPSSSFSVKEEENTYFWIQKIEDTTNKTLTSKKRELCLEQSQLLQCANPSIIPNEACLQTPQMLPPTSSSSSSTKKPRLKAVPKEASREEGFQRGPKEVMVLKATEPFTYDVREGERKMFHATVATESQFFQVKVYHADLKEKFIPKKIIAISDYFGRNGFLEVFNASSVSDVNPDRKMEISKRLIQKANATPKISHLYSQALGTFVNGVFLVHKKLVSNECIYYEIQDDTGVMEVLVYGQRLTKINCEKGDRLKLICFELALSGDKRQLRSIIHSFIKVTKARKSKEQPFNPESYLET, from the exons ATGGGGAATGAATTCAAGAGAATTGTTCTGCTGAAAGGATTTCAGCACATCAGTGATTATCAGTTTAGCGTGATTAAGTGTTTACTGGCCAAGGATTTAAGACTGACTAGTAAAATGCAAGATGAATATGACAGAGTTAAGATTGCTAACTTGATGGAAGCAAAGTTCCGTGGGCCTGCCTGTGTTGACAAATTAATAGAATTGGTCAAAGATatagaagaaattaaagaccttgctaaaactcttaaaaatgagAAGTTAAAAG TTATTAGGAGAAGCAGAGCAAAAGAAGCAACTCCagtgaaaaaaagcaagctgAATAAACCCAGTCCTGACCAATCTACATCCACCACTAATAAAGCTTTGGGACCTGAATCAATCAAGGATACACCTGTGAAG gaaaagaaaaccacaaaaactAATGAATCTAAGAGGATGAATCTAAAGGAGCAGAGTCAGCTTCCAGGATTGTTAGTAACCAGCACACAGTCAACTGAGAGCCTTCCCCAGACTCCTCAAATGCTTCCACCAAAGCCATCCAGCAGTTCCTCAACCAAG aaaaaaaatgacatagcCACCAAAATTAATGACTTAAAAAGGAAGACCGTATCTCAGAAACAGAGTCAGCTTCCAGGAACTTCAGCAACCAGCACATGCCCAACTGGGAGCAGTTGTCCAGTGAAATCTATACCTCCACCAACACCATCCAGCAGTTTCTCAGTCAAG gaagaagaaaatacatatttttggaTTCAAAAAATAGAAGACACAACCAATAAAACACTTACATCCAAGAAAAGGGAACTATGCCTGGAACAGAGTCAGCTTCTACAATGTGCAAACCCCAGCATAATCCCAAATGAGGCCTGCCTTCAGACTCCTCAGATGCTGCCACCAACCTCATCCAGCAGTTCCTCAACCAAG AAACCAAGATTGAAGGCTGTACCTAAAGAAGCTTCCAGAGAGGAGGGCTTCCAGAGGGGGCCCAAAGAAGTGATGGTGCTGAAAGCAACGGAACCATTTACATATGATGTCAGAGAAGGCGAGAGGAAGATGTTTCATGCCACAGTGGCTACTGAGAGCCAGTTCTTCCAAGTGAAGGTTTATCATGCTGACCTGAAGGAGAAGTTCATCCCAAAGAAAATCATTGCCATATCAGATTATTTTGGCCGCAATGGGTTCCTGGAGGTGTTCAATGCCTCATCTGTGTCTGATGTTAACCCTGACCGAAAGATGGAGATCTCTAAAAGGCTGATTCAAAAGGCAAATGCAACTCCTAAAATCAGTCATCTTTACTCGCAAGCTCTAGGAACATTTGTGAATGGGGTGTTTCTGGTGCATAAG AAATTGGTATCTAATGAatgcatatattatgaaatacAAGATGATACAGGAGTGATGGAAGTGCTGGTTTATGGACAACGACTGACCAAAATCAACTGTGAGAAAGGCGATAGACTTAAACTCATCTGCTTTGAATTGGCATTAAGTGGGGATAAGAGGCAGCTGAGATCCATAATTCACAGTTTCATCAAG GTCACCAAGGCCAGGAAAAGCAAGGAACAACCATTCAATCCTGAATCATATTTGGAAACCTGA
- the LOC103013956 gene encoding gamma-interferon-inducible protein 16-like isoform X1 yields the protein MGNEFKRIVLLKGFQHISDYQFSVIKCLLAKDLRLTSKMQDEYDRVKIANLMEAKFRGPACVDKLIELVKDIEEIKDLAKTLKNEKLKVIRRSRAKEATPVKKSKLNKPSPDQSTSTTNKALGPESIKDTPVKGEKPYFQEKKTTKTNESKRMNLKEQSQLPGLLVTSTQSTESLPQTPQMLPPKPSSSSSTKKKNDIATKINDLKRKTVSQKQSQLPGTSATSTCPTGSSCPVKSIPPPTPSSSFSVKEEENTYFWIQKIEDTTNKTLTSKKRELCLEQSQLLQCANPSIIPNEACLQTPQMLPPTSSSSSSTKKPRLKAVPKEASREEGFQRGPKEVMVLKATEPFTYDVREGERKMFHATVATESQFFQVKVYHADLKEKFIPKKIIAISDYFGRNGFLEVFNASSVSDVNPDRKMEISKRLIQKANATPKISHLYSQALGTFVNGVFLVHKKLVSNECIYYEIQDDTGVMEVLVYGQRLTKINCEKGDRLKLICFELALSGDKRQLRSIIHSFIKVTKARKSKEQPFNPESYLET from the exons ATGGGGAATGAATTCAAGAGAATTGTTCTGCTGAAAGGATTTCAGCACATCAGTGATTATCAGTTTAGCGTGATTAAGTGTTTACTGGCCAAGGATTTAAGACTGACTAGTAAAATGCAAGATGAATATGACAGAGTTAAGATTGCTAACTTGATGGAAGCAAAGTTCCGTGGGCCTGCCTGTGTTGACAAATTAATAGAATTGGTCAAAGATatagaagaaattaaagaccttgctaaaactcttaaaaatgagAAGTTAAAAG TTATTAGGAGAAGCAGAGCAAAAGAAGCAACTCCagtgaaaaaaagcaagctgAATAAACCCAGTCCTGACCAATCTACATCCACCACTAATAAAGCTTTGGGACCTGAATCAATCAAGGATACACCTGTGAAG GGGGAAAAACCCTactttcaggaaaagaaaaccacaaaaactAATGAATCTAAGAGGATGAATCTAAAGGAGCAGAGTCAGCTTCCAGGATTGTTAGTAACCAGCACACAGTCAACTGAGAGCCTTCCCCAGACTCCTCAAATGCTTCCACCAAAGCCATCCAGCAGTTCCTCAACCAAG aaaaaaaatgacatagcCACCAAAATTAATGACTTAAAAAGGAAGACCGTATCTCAGAAACAGAGTCAGCTTCCAGGAACTTCAGCAACCAGCACATGCCCAACTGGGAGCAGTTGTCCAGTGAAATCTATACCTCCACCAACACCATCCAGCAGTTTCTCAGTCAAG gaagaagaaaatacatatttttggaTTCAAAAAATAGAAGACACAACCAATAAAACACTTACATCCAAGAAAAGGGAACTATGCCTGGAACAGAGTCAGCTTCTACAATGTGCAAACCCCAGCATAATCCCAAATGAGGCCTGCCTTCAGACTCCTCAGATGCTGCCACCAACCTCATCCAGCAGTTCCTCAACCAAG AAACCAAGATTGAAGGCTGTACCTAAAGAAGCTTCCAGAGAGGAGGGCTTCCAGAGGGGGCCCAAAGAAGTGATGGTGCTGAAAGCAACGGAACCATTTACATATGATGTCAGAGAAGGCGAGAGGAAGATGTTTCATGCCACAGTGGCTACTGAGAGCCAGTTCTTCCAAGTGAAGGTTTATCATGCTGACCTGAAGGAGAAGTTCATCCCAAAGAAAATCATTGCCATATCAGATTATTTTGGCCGCAATGGGTTCCTGGAGGTGTTCAATGCCTCATCTGTGTCTGATGTTAACCCTGACCGAAAGATGGAGATCTCTAAAAGGCTGATTCAAAAGGCAAATGCAACTCCTAAAATCAGTCATCTTTACTCGCAAGCTCTAGGAACATTTGTGAATGGGGTGTTTCTGGTGCATAAG AAATTGGTATCTAATGAatgcatatattatgaaatacAAGATGATACAGGAGTGATGGAAGTGCTGGTTTATGGACAACGACTGACCAAAATCAACTGTGAGAAAGGCGATAGACTTAAACTCATCTGCTTTGAATTGGCATTAAGTGGGGATAAGAGGCAGCTGAGATCCATAATTCACAGTTTCATCAAG GTCACCAAGGCCAGGAAAAGCAAGGAACAACCATTCAATCCTGAATCATATTTGGAAACCTGA